Proteins co-encoded in one Epinephelus moara isolate mb chromosome 13, YSFRI_EMoa_1.0, whole genome shotgun sequence genomic window:
- the LOC126400148 gene encoding uncharacterized protein LOC126400148 has protein sequence MSCVEKRHMSHRVGSMLHHRFPNGFSDLFMDETDREVSTLTDRAFRSLCVGDDAVYNDEFLCGYSPFSCHKPLAGEPLKKTHQKESKKQGQSKNDKNYAQPWTQQQQKNISNMSSFLKALSATEKSCEGMLIKNGGMTDSNGESWDKSALRSIQRELSEFSSDYHTNLTDGHYKNHHKHHSGNGSSNKTGKDAALPSGKSSKSKNGKSTVKLKKLNIKNFFLHSEFSPFQSWRDFNQFPFGQEDTSILPTDNIPKWYDLPFYKELTEAHRKETLHTEEPQSCQKAAVEPPPPTAPKPIPPPPPPKVLPKPSATPAEKRCTSDGGDGSAAPWRRNRSRAKSVIPVNQPGIPPQENSSKTADESLWLVKKEARSVEVKAIDEVSSLASTPFSICQLMTPLIPSRQPTDTSEILQTVLSPSALDLPLRPHSEAKGTPEPPIKRDSYKSLASSILFNLKDNRKRVKSRYSPPKFKTLEVPESGTQSPQSDQPKYPQAGSEGYASGLSTPAISKDEQTVCSPVLEAISSPTVVLTKQDTDGPLSDDYLLSNLLQTKKEAAGSHGEENPITSLILSKKSRSPKAKKQNYPSLNLYKKASPVDSDMKYLQVPLSTNAPIHIDQPTEANELSALMLNKLSPTALPTNTGLSPNTLNVSKDRSPIISPYALEKEGLSSNLSVGKRAPNVPDKAKRPAKDIKEKDFSPKEKDTSGQTMSTMDVIRAAKEAINAAKNKALSAAQSDSISKPSVTDELREKEIDETEYSKVFGSKKESLVQENNNVLSPSRIEATLDGKKSNVKKEPPPVPKRNFAKTDIQLSLLEKQQARTIDKLANGDSGDAKVEIPPDENESIQKQGKPKHMFSARQNKYIKYQRYALTDDDQGEEFEEGDQKVNTGMETHEEIMSPREMRDSEHIINDLHALKELERVRLGDRFLDNARKKFGVTNIDEETRAKNDLISRELRNIKKGMLSMRGNTMAKRDLFAQKEKAQSKQETFTKTDTNVILNKALINDNYDRAKMALEEIISDRQKRKHKITEQDANPIFDKNADESYVTRVEQRKKAMKDSMTEDKEKQNGNALTLKEKDLKERLGDLRDHNHMRQILSQTEPRLGETHRSGGRLALSGMEKTDNPSYESEEVNLRNIMRQISEESGESLMNQNEGKKGDVPPVPPRSRKGGSRRDESVTMDTDSLKDGKYENGEVRLKEMRSTSLGRQEVDSDLSTRESSQNETNPVKERWDMVNNAISITVTDGASCESSLPSEYPQSENRLCLSTEARRHEYKANDLHADSPTMEATFENINARAQETCKVKRKAPLKPDHLNTPDDNVTNNSVADEPDKINRASMEINLDADAIGEMPRAIISPLLLVNGVSINQSPPDQASLSSKSSYFSVESALHRNTETESNVYHSLENLIGEVEDVDDLIRNLSRNTKQDSDRTEVEYYSLSDHESEPEVVKSPQKETEVPCQSLTHDEHNQTPMSPSNTFLPPMGIPALFKVKDNTFSNKLKLKSVQPWSPRGSLSGSEKGEEVHQVKENPELPLANEPAIRISTPIPDEIFKPTEIPSSAPNPDDIFKPKEIPFSAPIPDEIFKPKEILSSAPIPDEIFAPKEIPFSAPIPDEIFKPKEIPFSAPIPDEIFKPKEILSSAPIPDEIFKTKEIPFSAPIPDEIFKRKEIPFSAPIPDEIFAPKESPFSAPIQIEIFKPKEIPSISSPPLLLSPSNLQNENPKKPQAGGFLTVPQEDDRLSGMSLSSEGVESLTTSTADTADEMGTSAGVSKVPSERSGSPCSGNDSQTGLPKPPVVLPKSEKAVLKAIKLANRRMKKEEAQKSSHKSSQSSSKHKGDKHKSDKSEHKSSSSRSSKSSERNHKEKIKDGHHDSESHHGKKGDDQSEQQSSERRDHNSGNQHHDRTNVRHKTRRESHGSVENNNQSNEALPSVTERQGRTSNRHIRDKPEQRHYSSDRVISNVPVYKAQLIERPMSDKPFHRSQSIDRYLGDKVERRLSADTSVNEKLDPRTQRIEKSIMDELQQRGRARDKANRDNPFRRSHSIDAYPNPNPNPTPNPTTLSRQSSHNSHTSQLSRQSSIEHTIVTQSFPMTQRKLLQDPDSGQYFFVDMPVQVKTKTFFDPETGSYVQLPVQPPEGAVPQASPLEVLTPPLVVYHSFVPVPLSPMAQKATIQAPHMEPEGFGQRNAERLRQMHCQEGHPYLEPIYGQHDHVLGEFVGTEELDCPS, from the coding sequence ATGAGCTGTGTGGAAAAGCGGCACATGAGCCACCGGGTGGGGAGCATGCTCCACCATCGCTTCCCCAATGGCTTCTCTGACTTGTTCATGGACGAGACCGATCGTGAGGTCAGCACTCTCACGGATCGGGCCTTCCGAAGTCTCTGCGTTGGAGATGACGCGGTTTATAATGACGAGTTCTTGTGTGGATACTCACCTTTCAGTTGCCACAAACCTTTGGCAGGGGAGCCTCTTAAAAAGACTCATCAGAAGGAATCTAAAAAGCAAGGGCAAagcaaaaatgataaaaactatGCCCAGCCATggacacagcagcaacagaagaaTATATCAAACATGTCTTCTTTCCTCAAGGCATTAAGTGCCACCGAGAAAAGCTGTGAGGGGATGTTGATCAAAAATGGAGGTATGACGGACTCTAATGGGGAATCGTGGGATAAGTCTGCACTTCGCAGCATCCAAAGAGAGCTATCTGAATTCTCCTCGGATTATCACACTAATCTCACAGATGGACATTACAAGAACCACCATAAGCATCACTCTGGAAATGGTTCATCAAACAAAACAGGCAAAGATGCTGCCCTTCCCTCAGGGAAATCCTCAAAGAGCAAAAATGGGAAATCTACTGTCAAACTAAAGAAACTTAACATCAAAAACTTTTTCCTCCATAGTGAGTTTAGCCCTTTCCAATCATGGAGAGATTTTAACCAGTTCCCTTTTGGCCAAGAGGACACCTCTATTCTCCCCACAGATAACATCCCTAAATGGTATGACTTGCCTTTTTACAAGGAGCTGACAGAGGCACACAGAAAAGAGACTCTGCACACAGAGGAGCCACAGTCATGCCAGAAAGCAGCAGTTGAGCCCCCTCCTCCCACTGCTCCTAAACCcatccctccccctcctccgcCTAAGGTCCTGCCAAAGCCCTCAGCTACTCCGGCTGAGAAGAGGTGCACATCAGACGGTGGGGATGGGAGTGCTGCCCCCTGGAGGCGCAACAGGTCCAGGGCAAAAAGTGTGATTCCAGTCAATCAGCCTGGGATACCCCCTCAGGAAAATAGTTCAAAAACAGCAGATGAAAGTCTTTGGTTGGTCAAAAAGGAAGCTAGATCGGTAGAGGTGAAAGCAATTGATGAAGTCAGCTCTTTGGCATCGACTCCCTTCAGCATCTGCCAGCTGATGACTCCCCTTATTCCCTCCAGACAACCAACAGATACATCAGAAATCCTCCAAACTGTCCTCTCGCCCTCTGCCCTCGATCTCCCACTGAGACCACACTCTGAGGCCAAAGGGACCCCTGAACCTCCAATCAAGCGGGACAGCTACAAATCACTCGCCTCCAGCATCCTCTTCAACCTCAAGGACAACAGGAAAAGGGTGAAAAGCCGCTACAGCCCTCCTAAATTCAAAACATTAGAAGTGCCTGAGAGTGGCACCCAATCTCCACAATCAGATCAACCAAAATATCCACAAGCTGGCTCTGAGGGCTATGCATCTGGGTTAAGTACTCCTGCCATTtcaaaagatgaacagacagttTGCAGTCCTGTTTTGGAAGCTATCAGCAGCCCAACTGTTGTTCTTACAAAGCAGGATACTGATGGACCTCTTTCAGATGATTATCTGTTATCAAATCTACTGCAAACCAAAAAGGAGGCTGCAGGTAGTCATGGTGAAGAGAATCCTATCACCTCCCTTATACTCTCAAAAAAGAGCAGGAGTCCCAAGGCTAAAAAGCAAAACTACCCTTCCCTGAATTTGTACAAGAAGGCCAGCCCTGTTGATAGTGATATGAAATATCTCCAAGTCCCTCTGAGCACCAATGCTCCTATACACATAGACCAACCAACTGAGGCAAATGAACTATCAGCACTCATGCTAAACAAACTCTCTCCAACAGCACTGCCAACAAACACAGGGCTTTCTCCAAATACTTTAAATGTCAGCAAAGACCGTTCACCCATAATTTCACCCTATGCCCTTGAGAAAGAGGGGTTGTCATCAAATCTATCAGTAGGGAAAAGAGCACCAAATGTACCAGACAAAGCAAAACGACCTGCAaaagacataaaagaaaaagacttcAGCCCTAAGGAAAAAGATACCAGTGGCCAAACCATGAGTACAATGGATGTGATCAGAGCAGCAAAGGAAGCAATTAATGCAGCCAAAAACAAAGCTCTATCTGCAGCTCAGTCAGATAGCATCAGCAAGCCCTCAGTCACAGATGAACTAAGGGAGAAAGAAATAGATGAGACTGAATATTCAAAAGTGTTTGGCAGCAAGAAGGAGAGTTTGGTACAAGAAAATAACAATGTTTTATCTCCTAGTAGGATTGAGGCAACCCTGGATGGCAAAAAGAGTAATGTCAAGAAAGAGCCACCACCAGTTCCAAAGAGAAATTTTGCTAAAACTGATATTCAGCTCTCCCTTCTTGAAAAACAGCAAGCACGTACTATTGACAAGCTAGCTAATGGTGATTCAGGGGATGCTAAAGTGGAAATACCACCAGACGAAAATGAATCTATCCAGAAGCAGGGAAAACCTAAACATATGTTCTCAGCCAGACagaacaaatacataaaatatcaGAGGTACGCATTGACGGATGATGACCAAGGAGAGGAGTTTGAAGAAGGTGATCAGAAAGTGAATACAGGGATGGAGACGCATGAGGAGATTATGTCACCCAGAGAAATGAGAGATAGCGAGCATATAATTAATGATTTGCATGCTTTGAAAGAGCTGGAGAGAGTAAGGCTCGGCGATCGTTTTCTTGATAATGCGAGGAAAAAATTTGGTGTTACAAACATAGATGAGGAGACGAGGGCTAAAAATGATTTGATCTCAAGGGAGCTAAGGAATATTAAGAAGGGTATGCTGTCTATGAGAGGAAACACAATGGCTAAGAGAGACCTATTTGCACAAAAAGAGAAGGCTCAGAGCAAGCAGGAGACTTTCACAAAGACAGACACTAACGTGATATTAAACAAAGCACTTATAAATGACAATTATGACAGGGCTAAAATGGCACTTGAAGAGATCATCTCAGACAGGCAGAAGAGAAAGCATAAAATCACAGAGCAGGATGCAAATCCAATATTTGATAAGAATGCTGATGAAAGTTACGTAACAAGGGTAGAGCAACGTAAAAAAGCTATGAAAGATTCTATGACAGAGgacaaggaaaaacaaaatggcaacgctcttacactaaaagaaaaagatttaaaGGAGAGGTTAGGTGATTTAAGAGACCACAATCACATGAGACAGATTCTGTCGCAAACTGAACCTAGGCTTGGCGAAACTCACAGATCAGGTGGTAGGTTAGCGCTATCTGGCATGGAAAAAACTGATAATCCTAGCTATGAATCAGAAGAGGTGAATTTGAGAAATATAATGAGACAGATATCTGAAGAGAGCGGAGAGAGTCTGATGAACCAAAATGAAGGCAAAAAGGGAGATGTTCCACCTGTTCCTCCTAGGAGCAGAAAGGGAGGGAGTAGACGAGATGAAAGTGTTACCATGGACACAGATAGTTTAAAAGatggaaaatatgaaaatggtGAGGTCCGCTTAAAAGAAATGAGGAGTACAAGCTTAGGAAGACAAGAAGTAGATAGTGACCTATCCACAAGAGAATCTAGTCAAAATGAAACCAATCCTGTTAAAGAGAGGTGGGATATGGTAAACAATGCAATATCTATTACAGTGACAGATGGAGCATCATGTGAGTCCAGTTTACCTTCAGAATACCCACAGTCTGAAAATAGATTGTGTTTATCAACAGAGGCTAGAAGACATGAATATAAGGCAAATGACTTGCATGCAGATAGCCCCACAATGGAAgcaacatttgaaaatatcaatgCCAGAGCACAGGAAACATGTAAAGTAAAGCGGAAAGCTCCTTTAAAACCAGACCATTTAAACACACCAGATGACAATGTAACTAACAATTCAGTAGCAGATGAACCTGACAAAATAAATAGAGCTagcatggaaataaatttgGATGCTGACGCTATTGGTGAAATGCCCAGAGCTATAATATCACCCTTACTACTGGTCAATGGCGTCAGCATCAATCAGAGCCCTCCTGATCAAGCCAGCTTGTCCTCAAAGTCATCCTACTTCTCTGTGGAGAGTGCCCTGCACAGAAATACAGAGACTGAGTCAAATGTTTACCACTCTTTGGAGAACTTGATTGGAGAGGTGGAGGATGTTGATGACCTGATCCGAAATCTTTCACGAAACACAAAACAGGATTCGGACAGGACAGAAGTAGAATATTATTCTTTAAGTGATCATGAAAGCGAGCCAGAGGTTGTAAAGTCTCCTCAAAAAGAGACAGAAGTACCATGCCAAAGCTTAACTCATGACGAACATAATCAGACACCAATGTCACCCTCTAACACTTTCTTACCACCTATGGGGATCCCTGCCTTATTTAAGGTCAAAGACAACACTTTCAGTAATAAGTTGAAGTTGAAGTCCGTACAACCATGGTCACCAAGAGGGAGTCTGAGTGGGTcagaaaaaggagaggaggtACATCAAGTAAAGGAAAATCCAGAGCTCCCTCTGGCTAATGAACCCGCCATCAGAATTAGCACACCAATCCCAGATGAAATCTTCAAACCTACAGAGATTCCATCCAGTGCACCAAACCCAGATGACATCTTCAAACCTAAAGAGATTCCATTCAGCGCACCAATCCCAGATGAAATCTTCAAACCTAAAGAGATTCTGTCCAGCGCACCAATCCCAGATGAAATCTTCGCACCTAAAGAGATTCCATTCAGCGCACCAATCCCAGATGAAATCTTCAAACCTAAAGAGATTCCATTCAGCGCACCAATCCCAGATGAAATCTTCAAACCTAAAGAGATTCTGTCCAGCGCACCAATCCCAGATGAAATCTTCAAAACTAAAGAGATTCCATTCAGCGCACCAATCCCAGATGAAATCTTCAAACGTAAAGAGATTCCATTCAGCGCACCAATCCCAGATGAAATCTTCGCACCTAAAGAGAGTCCATTCAGCGCACCAATCCAAATTGAAATCTTCAAACCTAAAGAGATTCCATCAATCAGTTCACCTCCCCTGCTCCTGTCTCCTTCAAATCTACAAAATGAAAACCCAAAGAAACCACAAGCTGGAGGGTTCCTCACTGTCCCACAGGAGGATGACAGATTGTCTGGCATGAGTCTGTCATCTGAGGGAGTGGAGAGCCTAACAACCAGTACAGCTGACACAGCTGATGAAATGGGAACTAGTGCTGGAGTGTCAAAGGTTCCCAGTGAACGGTCTGGGTCCCCCTGCAGTGGCAATGACAGCCAAACAGGGCTGCCTAAACCACCAGTTGTCTTACCCAAATCTGAAAAGGCTGTTCTCAAAGCCATTAAGTTGGCAAATAGAAGGATGAAGAAGGAGGAGGCCCAGAagtcctcccacaagtcatctcaaagcagcagcaaacacaaagGGGATAAACACAAGAGTGACAAGTCTGAGcacaaaagcagcagcagtagaagTAGCAAGAGCAGTGAGAGAAATCACAAAGAAAAGATTAAAGATGGCCATCATGACAGTGAAAGTCACCATGGCAAAAAGGGTGATGACCAGAGTGAGCAACAATCCAGTGAAAGAAGAGACCACAACAGTGGAAACCAGCACCACGACAGAACCAATGTGCGCCACAAGACTCGGAGAGAGAGCCATGGTTCTGTGGAAAACAATAACCAGAGCAATGAAGCACTACCAAGTGTTACAGAAAGGCAAGGACGCACCAGCAACAGACACATTCGAGATAAGCCAGAGCAAAGGCACTACAGTAGCGATAGGGTCATCAGTAATGTACCGGTGTACAAAGCTCAGCTCATCGAGAGACCCATGTCGGACAAGCCATTCCACCGATCACAAAGCATTGATAGGTACCTAGGAGATAAAGTGGAGCGCAGGCTCAGTGCAGATACATCAGTCAATGAAAAGCTTGATCCAAGGACTCAGCGCATTGAAAAATCCATCATGGACGAGCTTcagcagagaggcagagctAGAGACAAGGCGAACAGAGACAACCCATTCAGAAGGAGTCACAGTATCGATGCATACCCtaatcctaaccctaaccctacccCCAACCCTACCACCCTCTCCCGCCAGTCAAGCCACAACAGCCACACTAGCCAGCTTTCACGCCAGTCTAGCATCGAACACACCATTGTTACGCAGTCCTTTCCTATGACCCAACGTAAGCTCCTCCAGGATCCAGACTCTGGGCAGTACTTCTTTGTAGATATGCCTGTACAAGTCAAGACAAAAACCTTCTTTGATCCTGAAACAGGAAGCTATGTGCAGCTGCCAGTTCAGCCGCCAGAGGGCGCTGTTCCTCAAGCATCCCCCTTGGAAGTTTTGACCCCACCCCTGGTTGTTTACCACAGCTTTGTCCCGGTGCCTCTCTCTCCAATGGCTCAGAAAGCTACCATTCAAGCCCCTCATATGGAGCCAGAGGGGTTTGGGCAGAGAAACGCTGAAAGGTTGAGGCAAATGCACTGTCAGGAGGGGCATCCATATTTAGAGCCCATCTACGGTCAACATGACCACGTGTTAGGGGAGTTTGTAGGAACTGAGGAGCTGGACTGTCCAAGCTGA
- the LOC126400149 gene encoding bone morphogenetic protein 2-like: MTTGALRLWLVLAVQLRCVTLLAIPLDRGTSGRQDGLDATSTASEKLDALFHLKDLPRGPAVAPHKKAPQFMLDLFNAVTVSDGRPKSQKEILEGNIVRSFEDKGHAGERFHFFNLSSFGREERMIKAEFRWFRKKQKFYLGKSFGPHFYKVDLYEVLDSRVKPWRGNLITSRLVPLYTQGWEVFNVTQTVSKWIRNSQENNGILVVTTLPSGNWMESLVSSSKQNGELTNTNSYLVIFSDDGRTGASNQSYLGQAQPAAAAAELHDHHSRRRRASPGFLPHSRSQSCQRVPLFVDFEEIGWSGWIISPRGYNAYHCKGSCPFPLGGSLRATNHATVRSIMHALKLSGDEVGAPCCVPDRLQSISLLYFDDEENVVLKQYDDMVALSCGCH; encoded by the exons ATGACAACAGGAGCTCTGCGCCTCTGGCTCGTCCTCGCTGTCCAGCTGAGATGCGTCACGCTGCTGGCCATCCCGCTGGACAGAGGGACCTCAGGGCGGCAGGACGGGTTGGATGCGACGAGCACGGCGAGTGAGAAGCTGGACGCGTTGTTCCATCTGAAGGATTTACCTCGGGGTCCAGCGGTGGCTCCGCACAAGAAGGCTCCTCAGTTTATGTTGGATCTGTTTAACGCGGTGACAGTCTCTGATGGACGCCCGAAGAGCCAGAAGGAGATTTTGGAGGGAAACATAGTGCGGAGTTTCGAGGATAAAG GTCATGCTGGAGAGAGGTTTCACTTCTTCAACCTGTCGTCTTtcggcagagaggagagaatgataAAGGCGGAGTTCCGCTGGTTCAGAAAGAAACAGAAGTTTTACCTCGGAAAATCATTTGGGCCTCATTTCTATAAG GTGGATCTGTATGAGGTGCTGGACAGCCGAGTGAAGCCATGGAGAGGAAACCTCATCACCTCCAGACTGGTGCCCCTCTACACACAGGGATGGGAAGTCTTCAATGTCACTCAAACG GTGTCCAAGTGGATCCGCAACAGCCAGGAGAATAATGGCATCCTTGTGGTGACCACACTTCCCTCTGGTAACTGGATGGAGTCACTGGTGTCCTCGTCCAAGCAGAATGGAGAGCTGACAAATACAAACTCCTACTTGGTCATATTCTCAGACGACGGGAGGACAGGAGCATCAAACCAGTCGTACCTAG GACAAGCccagcctgcagcagcagccgccGAGCTCCACGACCATCACAGCAGGAGACGACGTGCATCTCCAGGTTTCCTGCCCCACAGCCGCTCCCAGTCCTGCCAGCGGGTTCCCCTCTTTGTCGACTTTGAGGAGATCGGCTGGTCCGGCTGGATCATCTCTCCCCGGGGATACAACGCCTACCACTGCAAAGGCTCCTGCCCGTTCCCACTGGGGGGAAGTCTCAGGGCGACCAACCATGCCACAGTGCGCTCCATCATGCACGCGCTCAAGCTCTCTGGTGATGAAGTGGGAGCACCCTGCTGTGTTCCAGACAGACTCCAATCCATCAGCTTGTTATATTTTGATGATGAGGAGAATGTGGTGTTGAAGCAGTATGACGACATGGTGGCGTTGAGCTGTGGCTGTCACTGA